The nucleotide window AGTCGGTCTCCGGGGTCGAACCCGCGCTCGCGCGCGCACTCGACCAGCTCGGGGGGAAGGACTCGAACCCTCAATAACTGGACCAGAACCAGCCGTGTTACCGATTACACCACCCCCGAAAGGGTTCGGCACCGGCGTTGGCGGTCACGTCCTCGCGTCGTCGTGGCCCGGTCCTGGTTCCGGTGTCGACGCTCGGCCGCCGTGGTCGGTGCGCGGCGCGAAGGGTACGCGGCGCGTCACGATGTCGCAAAGCGTGCGCGCCGGGGGTCAGCGCTCCTCGCGGGCCTGCCGGGCGACGGGAAGCGCGGCCGACAGGCGGTCGAGCGTCCGCTCGCGACCGAGCAGTTCGATCGACTCGAACAGCGGTGGGCTGACCGACGACCCCGTGACCGCCACGCGGATCGGCTGCGCCACCTTCCCGAACCCGATGCCGAGCTCCTCGGGCAGCCCCCGCAGGGCCGCCTCGATGGCGCCGAGATCCCAGTCGGCGTCGGCCAGGACGCGCTGGGCCGCCTCGATCGCCTCGACCGAACCGGCCTTGCCGAAGACCTTGGCGACGCTGTCGGCGTCGAAGTCGACCGCGTCGCGCAGGAACGCGGGCGCATACCGCTGCACCTCGTCGAGGCGCTGCATCCGCTCCTGCACCAGGGGCACCAGGCCGGTCAGAACGGCCAGCTGCTCGTCGGTGGGCGGGGTGGCCACCAGCACGTCCTCGCCGTAGGTCCCGTCGAGGAACGGCACCAGCCGCCGTGCGAGTTCCCCGACCGGCAGCTCGCGGATGCGCTCGCCGTTGAACGCGGTGAGCTTGTCCACGTCGAAGGCCGCAGCGGAACGTCCGACCCCGCTGAGGTCGAACTCGGCGATCATCTCGGCGTCGGTCAGCCGCTCGCGGCCGTCGCCGGTCGACCAGCCGAGCAGCGCGAGGTAGTTGCGCAACGTCTCGGGCAGGAACCCCTGGCGCGCGAACTCCTGGATCGACACCGACCCGTGGCGCTTGGACAGCTTCTTGCGGTCCATGCCGACCACCATGGGCAGGTGCGCGAACGCCTCCGGCGGGCCCCAGGACGGCTCGCGGGCGGGCAGGCCGACCTCCGCCAGCGCGGCGTCGAGGATGGTCGAGCCCGCCCCGTCGTCGGTGGTCAACAGCTCGTGCAGCAGGACCTGACGGGGCGTGACCGACAGCAGGTCCTCGCCGCGACAGATCAACGAGATGCCCTGCGCGAGGTCGTCGACCGAGTTGGCCAGGGGGTACGTCGCGCTGCCGTCGGAGCGGGCGATGACCGGGTCGGAGATCTGCGTCCAGTCCC belongs to Egicoccus sp. AB-alg6-2 and includes:
- a CDS encoding glutamate--tRNA ligase is translated as MSSTSAPRVRFCPAPSGWLHVGSVRAALYNYLHARHHGGTFVFRIEDTDASRATEESMRSMMEAMAWIGLDWDEGPEPQGDGFASRGAYGPYRQSERTALYAAVARRLEAYGATYRDHRTAEDLEAWREAQRAGQGDGPPVVKASTFEHTEQELERFAAEGRPASLRLRTPESGRVAVHDLVRGEVGWDWTQISDPVIARSDGSATYPLANSVDDLAQGISLICRGEDLLSVTPRQVLLHELLTTDDGAGSTILDAALAEVGLPAREPSWGPPEAFAHLPMVVGMDRKKLSKRHGSVSIQEFARQGFLPETLRNYLALLGWSTGDGRERLTDAEMIAEFDLSGVGRSAAAFDVDKLTAFNGERIRELPVGELARRLVPFLDGTYGEDVLVATPPTDEQLAVLTGLVPLVQERMQRLDEVQRYAPAFLRDAVDFDADSVAKVFGKAGSVEAIEAAQRVLADADWDLGAIEAALRGLPEELGIGFGKVAQPIRVAVTGSSVSPPLFESIELLGRERTLDRLSAALPVARQAREER